One Lysinibacillus fusiformis genomic window carries:
- a CDS encoding methyl-accepting chemotaxis protein: protein MEKSMKWKMMLVIMGMVVIVIGAFATYIFQATNKSVKNNGEALANSIVMGMEGAIQARTKAEEIMEKEMIAESVMASYIIDKGATYEDLKAIAERGGIDEIWSTNDQGNTTVTSVAPSIDFNFGSDPNGQAAEYMQLLDGRATEIVQKAQNRDIDDKFFKFVGVSSWNPATPKIVQVARHGQQLLDLEASIGSEYYIKELNKYLSSTVLFAAVVNDAGNIMVATADKDLADIGFTKEKFSTNVPEFSGRYEGIRVTQYVKPLSNGTYLAIVVSNAILSNILIGTIIAAIIVVCVIFFTTSLTISRQVSRILSVRNSLEEISRGEADLTKRIKVTSKDEIGQLVKSFNGMMENFQQIMSGLKQEALQIKEATYSIYENAHHTLDSSEVIQKESRQVAQTSFAQQKNTEDSAHSMEELARGIQHISQSIAEISSISRNTEENSNDGLQTINRLLKQLVEVYEKTNISVSCTENLEKLSEKIGEFTNVITGISDQTNLLALNASIEAARAGESGKGFAVVAEEVRKLAEESKEAAERISQVVVNVQNETTGIVKAIHSTANVLNTSRAIANEAQHSFEGICNDVQVLAAQVDIVSSATEEIAASTEQLTATMEDVSNLTKQTSASVDAVARMAQDQATSMNEMTTIIEILNTTADNLQHSAGKYKV from the coding sequence ATGGAGAAATCTATGAAATGGAAAATGATGTTGGTAATTATGGGCATGGTGGTGATAGTAATTGGCGCATTCGCTACTTATATTTTTCAAGCAACTAATAAAAGTGTAAAGAATAATGGCGAAGCTCTTGCCAACTCGATTGTTATGGGCATGGAAGGGGCTATTCAAGCGAGGACAAAAGCAGAAGAAATTATGGAAAAAGAAATGATTGCCGAATCAGTGATGGCTTCGTACATTATTGACAAAGGTGCTACATATGAAGATTTAAAGGCTATTGCTGAACGCGGTGGTATTGACGAAATTTGGAGTACCAATGACCAGGGGAATACGACCGTCACATCAGTAGCACCATCAATTGACTTTAACTTTGGCTCGGATCCTAATGGACAAGCGGCAGAATATATGCAGCTATTAGATGGACGTGCCACAGAAATTGTTCAAAAAGCACAAAATCGAGATATAGATGATAAGTTTTTTAAGTTTGTTGGTGTTAGTAGTTGGAATCCAGCTACACCGAAGATTGTACAAGTAGCTCGACATGGACAACAGCTATTAGATTTAGAAGCAAGTATCGGTAGTGAATATTATATAAAGGAACTAAACAAATATTTGTCTTCAACTGTGCTATTTGCCGCGGTTGTAAATGACGCAGGAAATATCATGGTTGCAACAGCGGACAAAGATTTGGCGGATATTGGGTTTACAAAGGAGAAATTTAGCACGAATGTACCTGAGTTTTCTGGAAGATATGAAGGAATACGCGTGACACAATATGTGAAGCCATTATCAAATGGTACATATTTGGCGATTGTTGTTTCAAATGCAATTCTCTCAAATATATTAATAGGTACAATAATTGCTGCTATAATTGTAGTCTGTGTGATTTTCTTTACAACGAGTCTAACAATCTCTAGACAAGTTTCACGGATTTTAAGTGTACGTAATTCATTAGAGGAGATTAGCAGAGGAGAGGCTGATTTGACGAAGCGAATTAAAGTAACGTCAAAAGATGAGATTGGTCAATTGGTTAAATCTTTTAATGGAATGATGGAAAACTTCCAGCAAATTATGAGTGGCTTGAAACAGGAGGCTTTGCAAATTAAAGAAGCGACCTACAGTATATATGAGAATGCCCATCATACACTTGATTCATCCGAAGTTATTCAAAAAGAATCAAGACAGGTTGCTCAAACTTCGTTTGCCCAACAGAAAAATACAGAAGATAGTGCTCATTCCATGGAAGAATTGGCAAGAGGTATTCAGCATATTTCACAATCCATTGCAGAAATTTCTTCGATTTCTCGTAATACGGAGGAAAATTCGAATGACGGTCTTCAAACGATAAATCGTTTACTTAAACAATTAGTAGAGGTATATGAAAAAACAAATATATCAGTTTCATGTACAGAGAATTTAGAAAAACTATCAGAAAAGATAGGCGAATTTACAAATGTTATAACAGGCATTTCCGATCAAACAAATTTACTTGCATTGAATGCGTCTATTGAAGCAGCACGAGCTGGTGAATCAGGGAAAGGTTTCGCCGTTGTAGCGGAAGAAGTCCGAAAATTAGCTGAAGAATCGAAAGAGGCTGCTGAACGTATCTCGCAAGTTGTGGTAAATGTACAAAATGAAACGACTGGAATTGTAAAAGCTATTCATTCAACAGCGAATGTATTAAATACTAGCCGTGCCATTGCAAACGAGGCGCAGCATTCTTTTGAAGGTATTTGCAATGACGTTCAGGTTTTAGCAGCTCAAGTGGATATCGTATCGAGTGCAACTGAAGAAATTGCCGCAAGTACAGAGCAATTAACGGCTACGATGGAGGATGTTTCTAATTTGACAAAACAGACATCCGCAAGTGTAGATGCCGTTGCTCGAATGGCCCAAGATCAAGCTACAAGCATGAATGAAATGACAACTATCATCGAAATATTAAATACAACCGCAGATAACTTACAGCACTCGGCAGGTAAATATAAAGTTTAA
- a CDS encoding cobyric acid synthase, whose translation MPAKSIMIQGTASDVGKSMICTALCRIFSDAGLKVVPFKSQNMALNSFVTVDGGEIGRAQGVQAEAARVIATTDMNPILLKPKQDMVSEVIVHGKHFLNMDAKSYRNKFVQEAMPIVEKSVRTLQNTYDVIVLEGAGSPAEINLKDRDIANMRMAHLADAAVVLVADIDRGGVFASIIGTLALLDEAERARVKGLIINKFRGMRELLDDGIEWVERETGIPVLGVVPYVDVNIEAEDSLALSSLRFKKPKPGEFLVDIAMIRLPRISNFTDVDPFFDEPEVGVRLIGNVAELGTPDLLILPGTKSTMDDLAWLKEHGFEQAIDNLRVRGTKIIGICGGFQMLGETLLDPDAVEGNGDSAQGLGLLPMETVFVGDKKTVQMTGTRGNDTFTGYEIHLGRTTILRDEVAPFLQLVDGRQDGAVSADEQVIGTYFHGLFHNRTFTRQLVNDIRVKKGLTALPSDVKSDAERREDAYNMLATHVRANLDMEKIYEIINIEVNV comes from the coding sequence GTGCCAGCAAAATCAATTATGATTCAAGGAACAGCTTCTGACGTCGGGAAAAGCATGATTTGTACTGCATTATGCCGTATTTTTTCTGATGCGGGTCTAAAGGTAGTACCCTTTAAGTCGCAAAATATGGCGCTTAATTCATTTGTGACGGTAGATGGTGGTGAAATCGGCCGTGCGCAAGGTGTACAAGCAGAAGCAGCGCGTGTGATTGCTACGACTGATATGAACCCGATTTTACTAAAGCCAAAGCAGGATATGGTTTCCGAAGTCATTGTTCATGGCAAGCATTTTTTGAACATGGACGCGAAGAGTTATCGCAATAAATTTGTGCAGGAGGCGATGCCCATCGTTGAAAAGTCTGTACGAACATTACAAAATACATATGATGTGATTGTGCTTGAAGGCGCAGGAAGCCCAGCAGAAATCAATTTAAAGGATCGCGATATTGCGAATATGCGAATGGCTCACTTAGCTGATGCAGCAGTTGTTTTAGTTGCGGATATTGATCGTGGGGGTGTGTTTGCATCGATTATCGGGACGTTAGCATTGCTCGATGAGGCAGAACGCGCACGGGTGAAAGGGTTAATTATTAATAAATTCAGAGGTATGCGTGAGTTACTCGATGATGGTATTGAATGGGTGGAGCGTGAAACAGGCATTCCTGTTTTAGGCGTCGTGCCATATGTAGATGTCAATATTGAGGCAGAGGACTCACTTGCATTATCTTCATTACGTTTTAAAAAGCCAAAGCCTGGAGAATTTTTGGTTGATATTGCGATGATTCGTTTGCCGAGAATTTCAAATTTTACCGATGTAGATCCATTTTTTGATGAGCCAGAGGTTGGTGTACGATTAATTGGTAATGTTGCAGAGCTTGGCACACCGGATTTACTAATATTACCAGGTACAAAAAGTACGATGGATGATTTAGCATGGTTAAAGGAACACGGCTTTGAGCAAGCTATTGACAACTTACGTGTACGTGGAACGAAAATTATTGGCATTTGCGGTGGTTTTCAAATGCTAGGTGAAACGCTACTTGACCCAGATGCTGTAGAAGGGAACGGCGATTCGGCTCAAGGCTTAGGGCTACTGCCTATGGAAACAGTTTTCGTTGGGGATAAAAAGACTGTACAAATGACTGGAACACGCGGGAATGATACGTTTACAGGCTATGAGATTCACCTTGGTCGTACAACAATTCTGCGTGATGAAGTAGCACCATTTTTGCAGCTAGTAGATGGTCGACAGGACGGAGCGGTGAGTGCAGATGAGCAAGTAATTGGAACGTATTTCCATGGTTTATTCCATAATCGTACCTTTACGCGTCAGCTCGTCAATGACATTCGTGTGAAAAAGGGGCTTACTGCGTTACCGAGTGATGTAAAAAGTGATGCAGAACGTAGAGAAGATGCGTACAATATGCTTGCTACACATGTTCGTGCCAATCTTGATATGGAAAAAATATACGAAATTATAAATATAGAGGTAAACGTATGA
- a CDS encoding MarR family winged helix-turn-helix transcriptional regulator, whose translation MRKHTLGSLTWLRMMRFTNQSNQLSNDFLKRFDLTTAQFDVLIQIKTYAPLTQSQLAEKVTVTQGGISRMLARLEKDGLIERKQNWKTKTISLTVKGEQMIDAATPSQLHFQSSFFEDVLSEEEIKSLYSLMSKLEKHSREKKLPRV comes from the coding sequence ATGCGAAAACATACACTGGGCTCACTTACTTGGTTGCGTATGATGCGCTTTACGAATCAAAGTAATCAGCTATCGAATGATTTTTTAAAGCGTTTCGATTTAACAACCGCCCAATTCGATGTGTTAATACAAATCAAGACATATGCACCATTAACGCAATCACAGTTAGCTGAGAAAGTTACGGTCACACAAGGTGGGATATCTCGTATGCTTGCTCGACTTGAAAAGGATGGTCTGATTGAACGTAAGCAAAATTGGAAGACAAAAACGATTTCGCTAACGGTAAAAGGTGAGCAGATGATTGATGCGGCAACACCAAGTCAGCTTCACTTTCAATCCTCATTTTTTGAAGATGTATTATCAGAAGAAGAAATAAAATCATTGTATTCGCTCATGTCCAAACTAGAAAAACATAGTCGAGAAAAAAAATTACCACGCGTGTGA
- a CDS encoding ring-cleaving dioxygenase: MRKLSGHHHISMLTKNGKRNNDFYTKILGLRRVKKTVNQDSPSMYHLFYGDLTGAAGTELTFFEMPVAGRTVRGTNAITCIGLLVPSYDSLVFWKKRFELLEVQHSEIMTYAGKDALSFEDHEGLRMVLINHHNQETPADWQVWESSEIPVEHRILGMGTVEITVRYLSRTVKLLQELFHYTVVTENDKEVRLQSIEGETLGEVIVKELEGPSEKPGRGSIHHLALRVATVEELQQWDALIKARGLESTGVVDRYYFQSLYFRDRNGILFEMATDGPGFTVDSSVEDLGKGLDLPPFLEGKRAEIEAILEPLE; the protein is encoded by the coding sequence ATGCGCAAATTAAGCGGGCATCATCATATATCTATGCTAACAAAAAACGGCAAACGTAATAATGATTTTTATACAAAAATCCTTGGCTTACGTCGTGTGAAAAAAACAGTTAACCAGGATTCACCGTCTATGTACCACTTATTTTATGGAGATTTAACAGGAGCCGCTGGTACTGAACTAACCTTTTTTGAGATGCCTGTTGCTGGACGTACAGTACGTGGTACGAATGCGATTACGTGCATTGGTCTTTTAGTGCCAAGTTATGACAGCCTCGTGTTTTGGAAAAAGCGTTTTGAGCTTTTAGAGGTTCAACATAGTGAGATTATGACCTATGCGGGCAAAGACGCGTTGTCTTTTGAAGATCATGAAGGCTTGCGCATGGTGCTAATAAATCATCACAATCAAGAAACGCCAGCAGATTGGCAAGTATGGGAAAGTTCAGAAATCCCTGTGGAACACCGTATTTTAGGGATGGGCACAGTAGAAATTACAGTCCGATATTTAAGTCGTACCGTGAAGTTATTACAAGAACTTTTTCACTATACAGTTGTCACGGAAAATGACAAAGAAGTTCGCCTGCAGTCCATTGAAGGGGAAACACTAGGCGAGGTTATTGTGAAGGAACTGGAGGGGCCAAGTGAAAAGCCTGGTCGTGGAAGTATTCACCACTTAGCTTTACGTGTAGCGACAGTGGAGGAACTGCAACAATGGGATGCATTAATTAAAGCACGCGGATTAGAGAGCACAGGCGTCGTGGACCGTTATTATTTCCAAAGTCTTTATTTTAGAGACCGAAACGGCATTTTATTTGAAATGGCTACAGATGGCCCTGGTTTTACTGTGGATTCTTCCGTAGAAGATCTCGGAAAAGGGCTTGATTTGCCGCCGTTTTTAGAAGGAAAACGAGCTGAAATTGAAGCAATTTTAGAACCATTAGAGTGA
- the cobA gene encoding uroporphyrinogen-III C-methyltransferase, translated as MKDGIVYLVGAGPGDPKLITVYGLECIQKADVIAYDRLVNPKLLESAKQDAELVYCGKLPGRHHLIQDEINALLVERAQEGKVVTRLKGGDPFVFGRGAEEAEILKNHGIAYEIVPGITAGIAAPAYAGIPVTHRDFATSFALVTGHGREEKGQDFLNWPALATGIDTVAFYMSVGNIAYISKKLIENGRKATTPVAVIEWGTTDKQRTITGQLDDIAAIIEREGYHNPSMIVVGDVVNVRDRIQWFEEQGLTIT; from the coding sequence ATGAAGGACGGAATAGTGTATTTAGTAGGAGCTGGTCCGGGAGATCCAAAGCTCATTACGGTGTATGGACTTGAATGTATCCAAAAAGCTGATGTCATCGCATACGATCGTCTTGTGAACCCGAAATTGTTAGAATCAGCAAAGCAAGATGCTGAACTTGTGTACTGTGGCAAATTGCCTGGTAGACATCACCTTATTCAAGATGAAATCAATGCGCTACTTGTCGAAAGGGCACAAGAAGGCAAAGTTGTCACACGATTAAAAGGTGGCGATCCGTTCGTTTTTGGTCGTGGTGCAGAGGAAGCCGAAATCTTAAAAAATCATGGCATTGCTTATGAAATCGTGCCGGGTATTACGGCGGGTATTGCAGCACCAGCTTACGCAGGAATCCCTGTCACACACCGCGATTTTGCCACAAGCTTTGCACTTGTCACAGGACATGGCCGTGAGGAAAAAGGTCAAGATTTTTTAAACTGGCCGGCACTGGCAACAGGAATCGATACAGTTGCTTTTTATATGAGTGTAGGTAATATAGCCTACATTTCAAAAAAATTAATCGAGAATGGGCGTAAAGCAACTACACCAGTAGCAGTGATTGAGTGGGGAACAACCGATAAACAGCGCACAATTACAGGGCAACTTGACGATATCGCTGCAATCATTGAACGTGAAGGCTATCATAATCCTTCTATGATAGTTGTAGGTGATGTTGTCAATGTTCGCGACAGAATTCAATGGTTTGAAGAGCAAGGGCTCACAATAACATGA
- a CDS encoding class I SAM-dependent methyltransferase: protein MTRKGPLAIDYEALWQEGMKDWQGHMPERMVNDHLEEQFWSQSIARKKTGQIDPYAARIFEEIKGTIQPEHSVLEIGPGWGNYTFPLADYVRELTCVDSSESILTYLQSCLQDQEHVSYVHAKWEELGENDMKAHDIVIGVNCFYRMYEIKSALYHMNRLAKKRAIIGMTTGPIQPHYEILHAKYGYDIKFPRRDYIEFLNLLYEMNIYAECKILPLKRVYEYETYEQLVTTQSKKILNSDFSRAHIEESLAPFIEEKDGRFFYRHDFHAALVSWEPK from the coding sequence ATGACAAGAAAGGGTCCGTTAGCCATTGATTATGAGGCATTATGGCAAGAGGGTATGAAGGATTGGCAAGGGCACATGCCTGAACGAATGGTTAATGATCATTTAGAGGAACAGTTTTGGTCACAATCGATAGCACGGAAAAAAACGGGACAAATAGATCCATATGCTGCACGTATTTTTGAAGAAATTAAAGGAACTATTCAGCCAGAACATTCAGTCCTTGAAATCGGACCTGGCTGGGGTAATTATACATTTCCACTAGCTGATTATGTTCGCGAGCTGACATGTGTCGATAGCTCAGAAAGTATACTGACGTATTTACAAAGTTGCTTACAAGATCAGGAACATGTTTCTTATGTTCACGCAAAATGGGAAGAGCTTGGTGAAAATGACATGAAAGCGCATGATATTGTAATCGGTGTGAATTGTTTTTACCGTATGTATGAAATTAAATCGGCCCTTTACCATATGAATCGTCTTGCCAAAAAACGTGCTATTATCGGAATGACGACAGGCCCGATCCAACCGCATTATGAAATATTGCATGCAAAGTATGGCTATGATATCAAGTTTCCACGAAGAGATTATATTGAATTTTTGAATTTGCTGTATGAGATGAACATTTATGCAGAATGCAAAATACTTCCGTTGAAACGTGTATATGAATACGAAACGTATGAGCAACTTGTCACAACACAGAGTAAAAAAATACTGAATTCGGATTTTAGCAGAGCCCATATCGAAGAGTCGCTCGCACCATTTATAGAAGAAAAAGACGGACGTTTTTTTTACCGTCATGATTTCCATGCTGCACTTGTATCCTGGGAACCGAAATAA
- a CDS encoding acyl-phosphate glycerol 3-phosphate acyltransferase, which yields MDQQKMPPAVLRLLVIFPNVLSYVLLGGLIIYVTTNYEVLKSTESLKVWLIFIAVLAPAAAFTTYSIFKKIRAGLM from the coding sequence ATGGATCAACAAAAAATGCCACCAGCTGTTTTACGTTTACTTGTTATTTTTCCAAACGTGCTGAGCTATGTACTGTTAGGCGGACTTATTATTTATGTTACAACAAACTATGAAGTACTTAAGTCAACAGAAAGCTTGAAAGTATGGCTTATCTTTATTGCAGTCCTTGCACCAGCAGCTGCTTTTACTACATACAGTATTTTCAAGAAAATTCGTGCTGGTCTTATGTAA
- the rnz gene encoding ribonuclease Z, which translates to MQLHFLGTGAGMPSKERNTSALMVKLLDEIGEMWLFDCGEATQHQILQTSLKPRKVTKIFITHLHGDHIFGLPGFLSSRSFQGGDEPLTIFGPAGLQQWVELTLALSKTHLTYPLQFVEVHEGVIYEDIQFTVRASALRHVVPCFGYRIEQKELPGELLMEKVQAFGVPKGPLLGQLKRGSNVELENGTIIKATDVVTPPKKGFTLTILGDTKFCEEAISLAEQADIVIHEATFDGDTTQLAANYGHSTNVEAAMVASRADAKFLLLNHLSARFLPHDLPIFLAQAQEIFPQTFLTYDQAVFTWNSNKLL; encoded by the coding sequence GTGCAACTACATTTTTTAGGGACAGGCGCAGGCATGCCTTCAAAAGAGCGTAATACGAGTGCTCTAATGGTAAAGCTTCTAGATGAAATTGGTGAAATGTGGCTTTTTGATTGTGGAGAAGCGACCCAGCACCAAATATTGCAAACATCCCTAAAACCACGTAAAGTAACGAAAATATTCATCACCCATTTGCATGGCGATCATATTTTTGGTCTGCCAGGATTTCTTAGCTCTCGTTCCTTTCAAGGAGGAGATGAGCCATTAACGATTTTTGGGCCAGCAGGATTACAGCAATGGGTTGAGCTGACATTGGCATTATCGAAAACCCATTTAACGTATCCGCTGCAATTTGTAGAAGTACACGAAGGTGTTATTTATGAGGATATACAATTTACTGTACGAGCGAGTGCATTACGGCATGTTGTACCATGTTTTGGTTACCGAATTGAGCAAAAGGAATTACCGGGCGAATTGCTAATGGAGAAAGTCCAAGCTTTCGGCGTGCCAAAGGGTCCACTGCTTGGCCAGTTAAAGAGAGGGAGCAATGTTGAGCTTGAAAATGGAACAATTATCAAAGCTACTGATGTTGTAACACCACCGAAAAAAGGCTTCACGCTTACCATTTTAGGCGATACAAAATTCTGTGAAGAGGCGATATCGCTTGCGGAGCAGGCAGATATTGTGATTCATGAAGCGACGTTTGATGGCGATACAACGCAATTGGCTGCAAACTATGGACATTCCACAAATGTGGAAGCCGCTATGGTTGCAAGTCGAGCAGATGCGAAATTTTTACTCCTCAATCATTTAAGTGCACGATTTTTGCCACATGATCTACCAATTTTCCTAGCTCAAGCGCAAGAAATTTTCCCACAAACATTCCTAACTTATGATCAAGCAGTGTTCACTTGGAATAGTAATAAATTACTTTAA
- a CDS encoding precorrin-2 dehydrogenase/sirohydrochlorin ferrochelatase family protein, with protein MTNYFPIHINIEYKTVVIVGGGHVASQKVASLLPTKANIVIVSPTLHETLQPLVESGQITWREKVFEPRDLDDASLIIAATNNTTVNEAVQESAQHWQLLNRTDAQGESDFITPATVRRGSLVLTVSTSGASPALARKIKEDLAEQFDAVYEDYVCFLQQARLMVAAKFEKGDKRRAALQALLEPSLLEWTRSGEIDRREAFLQHLLTGES; from the coding sequence TTGACTAATTATTTTCCAATTCATATAAATATCGAATATAAAACAGTAGTTATTGTTGGGGGAGGACATGTCGCATCGCAAAAGGTGGCATCCCTCTTACCAACTAAAGCAAATATAGTTATTGTGAGTCCAACATTGCACGAAACACTACAACCCCTTGTAGAATCTGGGCAAATTACATGGCGTGAAAAGGTATTTGAGCCACGTGATCTAGATGACGCATCGCTGATTATTGCGGCCACAAATAATACGACAGTGAATGAAGCGGTACAGGAATCGGCCCAGCATTGGCAACTATTAAATCGGACAGATGCACAAGGTGAGAGTGATTTTATTACACCCGCTACTGTTCGCCGTGGTTCCCTTGTTTTAACGGTTTCAACATCAGGTGCCAGTCCAGCTTTAGCACGTAAAATTAAGGAAGATTTAGCTGAGCAATTTGATGCAGTCTATGAAGACTATGTATGTTTTTTACAGCAAGCACGTTTAATGGTTGCTGCTAAGTTTGAAAAGGGCGATAAACGACGTGCAGCGCTACAAGCATTGCTTGAACCAAGTTTACTAGAGTGGACACGTAGTGGAGAGATTGATAGACGTGAAGCTTTTTTACAACACTTATTGACGGGAGAATCGTGA
- a CDS encoding nitroreductase family protein has translation MTVIEALRNRRAIRNYTAQPVEQEKIAQILQAATFAPNDRMREPWHFYVIQDEAMKHYEEMASAYLQERFPTKPNLVESSLKVVQTTPVAIVVTADIVEDDADATADNVFAVCSAIMSMWLVAEEQGLGFVWRTRGVGLVHDARMHTFIGANEGQKVVGTIFLGYPEEQELKDKKRTPFEEKTTWL, from the coding sequence ATGACAGTTATTGAAGCGTTAAGAAATCGACGAGCAATTCGAAATTACACAGCACAGCCTGTTGAACAAGAGAAAATTGCACAAATTTTGCAGGCAGCTACTTTTGCGCCTAATGATCGTATGCGTGAGCCTTGGCATTTTTATGTGATACAAGACGAAGCCATGAAGCATTATGAAGAAATGGCTAGTGCTTATTTGCAAGAACGTTTTCCAACAAAGCCAAACCTTGTGGAAAGTTCTTTAAAAGTAGTACAAACAACGCCTGTTGCCATTGTTGTGACAGCAGATATTGTAGAAGATGATGCAGATGCAACAGCAGACAATGTTTTTGCAGTTTGTAGTGCAATTATGTCTATGTGGTTAGTAGCTGAGGAACAAGGACTAGGTTTTGTATGGCGTACGCGAGGTGTTGGACTTGTCCATGATGCACGTATGCATACATTTATCGGTGCGAATGAAGGCCAAAAGGTAGTCGGTACAATTTTCCTTGGCTATCCAGAAGAGCAGGAGCTAAAAGACAAGAAGCGTACGCCATTTGAAGAAAAAACAACGTGGCTTTAA
- a CDS encoding cob(I)yrinic acid a,c-diamide adenosyltransferase yields the protein MARKGLLLVYTGEGKGKTTASLGVTLRAVGRGLNVRYMQYIKSPERTYGEQIALRKLGVEMEQMGIGFTWTKTPEEHRAALAKAWKKTKAALQDDSIDLLVLDELNNALAITKFPIDDVLPLAEVIEAIQQRPTTMHLVVTGRSANPALIAMADLVSTIDATKHYYDEGIPAVKGLEF from the coding sequence ATGGCTAGAAAAGGCTTGTTATTAGTATATACTGGTGAGGGTAAGGGAAAAACGACTGCTTCACTTGGTGTAACCTTACGTGCAGTTGGACGTGGTTTAAACGTGAGATATATGCAATATATTAAATCACCTGAACGCACGTATGGCGAACAAATCGCCCTGCGAAAGCTTGGCGTAGAAATGGAGCAAATGGGTATTGGCTTCACTTGGACAAAAACACCAGAGGAGCATCGCGCAGCCCTTGCAAAAGCTTGGAAAAAAACAAAGGCAGCTTTGCAAGATGACAGCATTGATTTACTTGTACTTGACGAGTTAAATAATGCTTTAGCTATCACAAAGTTCCCAATTGATGATGTGCTTCCATTAGCTGAAGTGATTGAAGCCATTCAACAGCGTCCTACAACGATGCACCTCGTGGTAACAGGGCGTAGTGCAAATCCAGCGCTTATTGCAATGGCGGATTTAGTTTCAACAATTGATGCGACAAAGCATTATTATGATGAGGGAATTCCAGCTGTTAAAGGACTAGAATTCTAA
- the cdaS gene encoding sporulation-specific diadenylate cyclase CdaS: protein MNQSNCDFSPMKQTVKEELNQVIMSLQQSIEAMDTEANCLLGNFEKIKEKFIKIEMQAATFYLNCYLSPFTEKYPELSNCVQNMSMRRHGGLIVVQREDSLDSFLKPGIHIGAEITHSLLESIFFPGSPLHDGAVLVNHNKIVSAANVLPLSDIYTGEKKLGTRHRAAIGLSERSDALIMVVSEETGRISFAFKGNLHPITTHGIL, encoded by the coding sequence ATGAATCAATCAAATTGTGATTTTTCACCAATGAAACAAACAGTAAAAGAAGAACTTAATCAAGTCATCATGTCGTTACAGCAAAGTATAGAGGCAATGGATACAGAAGCAAATTGTCTACTTGGAAATTTTGAAAAAATTAAAGAGAAATTTATAAAGATTGAAATGCAAGCTGCAACTTTTTATTTAAATTGTTATTTGTCACCGTTTACTGAAAAATATCCAGAGCTATCAAATTGCGTCCAGAATATGTCGATGAGAAGGCATGGTGGATTAATTGTGGTACAGAGGGAAGATTCACTTGATTCTTTCTTAAAACCTGGTATTCATATCGGAGCAGAAATAACGCATTCTTTATTAGAATCTATTTTTTTCCCAGGAAGTCCACTGCATGATGGAGCTGTATTAGTAAATCATAATAAAATTGTGTCAGCGGCAAATGTGCTGCCTCTTTCAGATATCTATACGGGCGAAAAAAAACTAGGCACAAGACATCGAGCTGCAATAGGCTTAAGTGAACGGAGCGATGCGCTGATTATGGTTGTGTCTGAGGAAACCGGAAGAATTTCATTTGCTTTTAAAGGGAATCTACATCCAATTACGACGCATGGTATTCTATAG